A genomic segment from Helicobacter sp. NHP19-012 encodes:
- a CDS encoding glycine zipper domain-containing protein → MAKLNINQIEKMASVASSGNPMLTGAATGAVLGSMIPIVGTTIGAGVGAALGGLMALGKKKEG, encoded by the coding sequence TCAAATTGAAAAAATGGCTAGTGTCGCAAGCAGTGGTAACCCCATGCTCACGGGAGCGGCAACGGGGGCAGTGTTGGGCTCTATGATCCCCATTGTAGGCACGACCATAGGCGCAGGGGTAGGGGCTGCTTTAGGTGGCTTGATGGCTTTAGGCAAGAAGAAAGAAGGATAA
- the lhgO gene encoding L-2-hydroxyglutarate oxidase gives MIYDCAIIGGGILGHSVAMQLVAKYPDFKVLLLEKEAQSALHQTGRNSGVIHAGVYYTPGSLKARFCYEGNKATKAFCQENGIKYEECGKLLVASNALEMQRMQELLERTKENGLKRTRLDAKELKELEPNITGLGGIFFPTSAIVSYKEVTLAMARRFKEQGGEIAYNAEVVALTEHARGVQLRTKNAVYEANYLISCAGLQSDRMVQMLGLKPSFTICPFRGEYFKLAPKHNQIVKHLIYPIPDPSMPFLGVHLTRMIDGSVTVGPNAVLALKREGYLKTDISLHDLKEMFMHKGVRKVVAKYLKPGLAEFKNSLCKKSYLGLVQKYCPSLRLEDLNPHPAGVRAQAVSELGELIEDFLFCNSARSVNVCNAPSPAATSAIPIGKHILEQLEGVMR, from the coding sequence ATGATCTACGATTGCGCCATCATTGGAGGGGGGATTTTGGGCCACTCGGTGGCGATGCAACTTGTAGCCAAATACCCCGATTTTAAGGTCTTGCTTTTAGAAAAGGAAGCACAGAGCGCACTGCACCAAACGGGGCGCAATAGTGGGGTGATCCACGCAGGGGTCTATTACACCCCGGGCAGTTTAAAAGCACGCTTTTGCTATGAGGGCAACAAGGCGACCAAAGCCTTTTGCCAAGAAAACGGGATTAAATACGAGGAGTGCGGCAAGCTCTTAGTTGCCAGCAACGCCCTAGAAATGCAACGCATGCAAGAACTCTTGGAGCGCACTAAAGAGAACGGATTAAAGCGCACCCGTTTAGACGCCAAAGAACTCAAAGAACTAGAACCAAACATTACAGGTCTTGGGGGGATCTTCTTTCCCACAAGTGCCATTGTGAGCTATAAAGAAGTTACCCTAGCGATGGCGAGGCGTTTTAAAGAGCAAGGCGGAGAAATTGCCTACAATGCTGAGGTGGTGGCACTCACAGAACACGCTAGGGGGGTGCAACTGCGCACTAAAAACGCCGTTTATGAGGCAAATTATTTAATCTCTTGTGCCGGCTTGCAGAGCGATCGCATGGTCCAAATGCTGGGGCTAAAGCCAAGTTTCACCATTTGCCCCTTTAGGGGGGAGTATTTTAAACTAGCCCCCAAACACAACCAAATTGTCAAGCATTTAATCTACCCCATTCCCGACCCTAGCATGCCCTTTTTGGGGGTGCATTTGACAAGAATGATCGATGGGAGCGTTACGGTGGGGCCTAATGCTGTGTTGGCACTCAAACGGGAGGGGTATTTAAAGACAGATATAAGCTTGCACGACTTAAAGGAAATGTTTATGCATAAAGGGGTGAGAAAGGTCGTTGCCAAGTATTTAAAACCCGGTTTGGCGGAGTTTAAAAACTCTCTTTGTAAAAAAAGTTATTTGGGCTTGGTGCAAAAGTATTGCCCGAGCCTAAGGCTAGAGGATTTAAACCCCCACCCTGCGGGTGTGCGCGCCCAAGCGGTGAGCGAGTTAGGGGAACTCATTGAGGACTTTTTATTTTGCAATAGCGCTAGAAGTGTCAATGTCTGCAACGCCCCAAGCCCGGCCGCCACTTCAGCTATCCCCATTGGCAAACATATTTTAGAGCAACTAGAGGGGGTGATGAGGTAG
- the glaH gene encoding glutarate dioxygenase GlaH, which translates to MAYKSTTKAFSVEPTPYSKRLLQVTFSQDTIASFLKELEHCPVQALEYKSFLRFKCAQILDKLCNQKLKPFLEQALSDRKTGALLVNPEGINSAKQGDDMVKIATAFVHLIGRSNFDQMTGQFYARWAVVNTDNSDSYLRQPQKPLELHNDGTFVNEVTDYVLMYKIDEQHMQGGDSQLLHLDDWEDLAKFYHHPLAKKVMRWSAPPSKNVTCDVYHPVFEADNHANPVMLYIDQFAQPKDYEEGIYLADLSDSLESSKAKLSFPVPVGQFLLINNLFWLHGRDKFQPHPDLRRELMRQRGYFSFTTNPFSRYKDFKNF; encoded by the coding sequence ATGGCTTACAAATCCACAACCAAGGCTTTTAGCGTAGAACCCACCCCTTACTCTAAGCGGCTCTTGCAAGTAACCTTTAGCCAAGACACCATCGCAAGCTTTTTAAAAGAGTTGGAGCATTGCCCCGTGCAAGCCCTAGAGTATAAATCCTTTTTGCGCTTTAAATGCGCCCAAATTTTAGACAAACTTTGTAACCAAAAGCTCAAACCCTTTTTAGAACAAGCCTTGAGCGATCGCAAAACCGGCGCACTCTTGGTAAATCCAGAGGGCATAAACTCCGCCAAGCAAGGCGATGACATGGTGAAAATCGCTACGGCGTTTGTGCACCTAATCGGGCGCTCAAACTTCGATCAAATGACCGGGCAGTTTTACGCCCGCTGGGCGGTGGTGAACACGGATAACTCGGATAGCTATCTACGCCAACCCCAAAAGCCCCTAGAACTGCATAATGACGGGACTTTTGTCAATGAGGTTACCGACTATGTGCTGATGTATAAAATTGACGAACAGCACATGCAAGGGGGCGACTCGCAACTCTTACACTTAGATGATTGGGAGGACTTGGCAAAATTCTACCACCACCCGTTGGCTAAAAAAGTCATGCGCTGGTCTGCCCCGCCAAGCAAAAATGTGACTTGCGATGTCTACCACCCCGTGTTTGAAGCCGACAACCACGCTAACCCCGTGATGCTCTACATCGATCAATTCGCCCAGCCCAAAGACTACGAGGAGGGCATTTATTTGGCAGACCTTAGCGACTCGCTAGAAAGCTCCAAAGCCAAGCTCTCCTTTCCTGTGCCTGTGGGGCAATTCTTGCTCATCAACAATTTATTCTGGCTACACGGGCGGGACAAATTCCAGCCCCACCCCGACCTAAGGCGAGAGCTCATGCGCCAAAGGGGGTATTTTTCTTTCACCACCAACCCCTTTAGCCGCTATAAAGACTTCAAAAACTTTTAA
- a CDS encoding outer membrane protein, with amino-acid sequence MIKTANSKQQTASKSKFLALFGSLALCSFAPLSAEKNGFYTSIGFQYSMVKTTNNSTGYGYIYQNPDLVPSPSVSYTNGQSNMYGLGLNFGYKAFFGRSKRNGLRFFAYYDYGYSNPNFDGPRYNLNAYGAGMDYLFNFVNKEDTQVGFFIGFALAGNSWNNSGASNIKTTAKDINDFVAIEAMYGMAGMTGISAKASTNFSYFQLPIQWGIRANISKHQGFEFGMKIPLVRNYYFKSVVKDTTPGMKSVDINGITFQRSVVFYANYVINF; translated from the coding sequence ATGATAAAAACAGCAAACAGCAAACAGCAAACAGCAAGTAAAAGTAAGTTTCTAGCCCTCTTTGGCTCTTTAGCCCTTTGTTCTTTTGCCCCTTTGAGTGCAGAGAAAAACGGGTTCTACACTTCTATAGGGTTTCAATACAGCATGGTTAAGACAACCAATAATAGCACGGGCTATGGATACATCTACCAGAATCCGGATCTCGTTCCATCCCCCAGTGTCAGCTATACGAACGGGCAAAGCAATATGTATGGGCTTGGTTTGAATTTTGGGTATAAGGCGTTCTTTGGCAGAAGTAAGCGCAATGGGCTTAGATTTTTTGCCTATTACGACTACGGCTACAGCAACCCCAACTTTGATGGTCCGCGCTATAACCTCAATGCTTATGGGGCGGGCATGGATTATCTCTTTAACTTTGTCAATAAAGAGGACACGCAGGTGGGCTTTTTCATCGGCTTTGCACTTGCAGGCAACTCTTGGAACAACTCAGGGGCATCCAATATAAAAACCACAGCTAAAGACATCAACGATTTTGTGGCAATAGAAGCAATGTATGGGATGGCTGGCATGACAGGGATAAGTGCAAAAGCCAGCACAAACTTTAGCTATTTCCAACTCCCTATCCAATGGGGGATTAGGGCGAATATCAGCAAGCACCAAGGTTTCGAGTTTGGCATGAAAATCCCCCTAGTGCGCAACTACTACTTCAAATCAGTTGTCAAAGATACCACTCCCGGTATGAAAAGCGTTGATATCAACGGGATCACTTTCCAAAGAAGCGTGGTGTTCTACGCCAACTATGTGATCAACTTCTAG
- a CDS encoding NAD-dependent succinate-semialdehyde dehydrogenase, with translation MNFSLLDHPFVSQTHKEGFIPVTNPATLQEIAYVKSVSHQELEQILHTAHKAQKEWAGKLALERADILLKLRALLLENIEDLARILTQEMGKPLKEARTEIAYGASYLRWFAEQARRIDGDILPSVANQQKILVLKQPIGLCAAITPWNFPSGMIARKLAPALACGCAMVIKPATQTPLSAYALMVLAKRAGVPEGVLSVVTGETKMLAKLLCESELVRKISFTGSTQVGKILAAQSASTLKKLSLELGGNAPFIVFEDANLEKAAEGIMLSKFRNSGQTCVCANRIYVQKSIYNELSVLLKSKVEGLKLGNGLEEGITQGPLIDSRAVAKVQEHITDATSKGAQVISGGKPSSLGASFFEPTILTGVDQSMAVAKEETFGPLAPLFSFDTEEEVLAWANDTQYGLAAYFYTQNLARVFRVSEALEYGMVGVNAGNISTETAPFGGIKQSGVGREGSKYGMEDYLEIKYLNVRLD, from the coding sequence ATGAACTTCTCTTTACTCGATCACCCCTTTGTAAGCCAAACCCACAAAGAGGGCTTTATTCCCGTTACAAACCCAGCGACTTTACAAGAGATCGCCTATGTTAAAAGTGTGAGCCACCAAGAGTTAGAGCAGATTTTACACACCGCCCATAAGGCGCAAAAAGAATGGGCGGGCAAACTCGCCCTAGAGCGTGCAGACATTCTCTTAAAATTACGCGCCCTGCTTTTAGAAAATATAGAGGACTTAGCCCGTATCCTCACGCAAGAAATGGGTAAGCCCCTCAAAGAAGCCCGCACGGAGATCGCCTATGGGGCGAGTTATTTGCGCTGGTTTGCCGAGCAGGCACGGCGCATTGACGGGGACATTTTGCCAAGTGTGGCAAATCAGCAAAAAATCTTGGTTTTAAAACAGCCCATTGGGCTTTGTGCGGCGATCACCCCGTGGAACTTCCCCTCTGGCATGATTGCGCGCAAACTAGCCCCCGCTCTAGCGTGTGGTTGTGCAATGGTGATTAAACCCGCCACACAAACCCCCCTTAGTGCCTATGCTTTAATGGTGTTGGCTAAGAGGGCAGGCGTGCCCGAGGGGGTTTTAAGCGTGGTTACGGGGGAAACTAAAATGCTGGCAAAACTTCTTTGTGAAAGCGAGTTGGTTAGAAAAATTAGTTTCACAGGTTCTACGCAGGTGGGTAAAATCCTAGCCGCCCAAAGTGCGAGCACGCTTAAAAAACTCTCTTTGGAGCTTGGGGGCAATGCGCCTTTTATTGTCTTTGAGGACGCAAACTTAGAAAAGGCAGCTGAGGGGATCATGCTCTCTAAATTTAGAAACAGCGGGCAAACTTGCGTGTGCGCTAACCGCATTTATGTGCAAAAAAGCATTTATAACGAACTGAGCGTGCTTTTAAAAAGCAAAGTGGAGGGCTTGAAACTGGGCAATGGGCTAGAAGAGGGCATTACACAAGGACCGCTCATTGATTCTAGGGCGGTGGCTAAGGTGCAAGAGCACATCACAGACGCGACTAGCAAAGGGGCGCAAGTGATTAGCGGGGGCAAGCCCAGCAGTTTGGGGGCAAGCTTTTTTGAACCCACAATTTTAACGGGGGTTGATCAAAGCATGGCGGTGGCTAAGGAAGAAACCTTTGGTCCGCTCGCCCCCCTCTTTAGCTTTGACACCGAAGAGGAGGTTTTAGCGTGGGCTAATGACACGCAATACGGGCTGGCGGCTTACTTTTACACGCAAAATTTGGCAAGGGTCTTTAGAGTGAGCGAGGCGTTGGAGTATGGCATGGTGGGGGTGAATGCCGGCAACATCTCTACAGAAACCGCCCCCTTTGGCGGGATCAAGCAAAGCGGTGTGGGGCGCGAGGGCTCAAAATATGGCATGGAGGATTATTTAGAGATCAAATATTTGAATGTGCGCTTAGATTAG